The following proteins are encoded in a genomic region of Dioscorea cayenensis subsp. rotundata cultivar TDr96_F1 chromosome 8, TDr96_F1_v2_PseudoChromosome.rev07_lg8_w22 25.fasta, whole genome shotgun sequence:
- the LOC120267960 gene encoding enoyl-[acyl-carrier-protein] reductase [NADH] 2, chloroplastic-like gives MFSNSLMASTAATGLQMATVKPSVVSSRRMFTSKSPISVLELKDIAQYKLASSGRISSVQPFSMSCTPVAMNSNPFVTRAMAGDSDKGSAPGLPIDLRGKRAFIAGVADDNGYGWAIAKSLAAAGAEILVGTWVPALNIFETSLRRGKFDESRVLRNGSLMEITKVYPLDAVYDGPEDVPEDVKTNKRYSGASNWTVKEVVETVKKDFGTIDILVHSLANGPEVSKPLLETSRYGYLTAVSASSYSFVSLLKHFLPIMNPGGATISLTYIASERTIPGYGGGMSSAKAALESDTRVLAYEAGKKGQIRVNTISAGPLGSRAAKAIGFIEKMIDYSYANAALQKELRADEVGNAAAFLVSPLASAITGSVVYVDNGLNVMGLAGDSPTLAV, from the exons atgttttctaacaGCTTG ATGGCGTCAACGGCAGCTACTGGATTGCAAATGGCGACAGTCAAGCCAAGTGTGGTGTCTTCTCGGAGGATGTTTACATCTAAATCACCAATTTCGGTTCTGGAATTGAAAGACATTGCCCAATATAAACTTGCAAGCTCTGGGCGTATCTCCTCCGTTCAGCCCTTCTCTATGAGTTGCACACCTGTTGCTATGAATTCAAATCCATTTGTCACAAGGGCTATGGCCGGAGATAGTGACAAGGGAAGTGCTCCAGGTTTGCCCATTGATTTGAGAG GTAAAAGGGCGTTTATTGCTGGAGTGGCTGATGACAATGGCTATGGGTGGGCAATTGCTAAGTCTCttgctgctgctggtgctgaaaTTCTAGTTGGTACATGGGTGCCT GCACTGAACATATTTGAGACTAGTTTAAGACGTGGCAAATTCGATGAGTCCCGTGT GTTGCGGAATGGTTCCCTTATGGAGATTACTAAAGTCTATCCATTGGATGCAGTTTATGATGGCCCTGAGGATGTTCCTGAGGAT GTTAAAACAAACAAACGTTATTCTGGTGCCTCAAATTGGACTGTCAAG GAAGTTGTTGAAACCGTGAAAAAGGATTTTGGAACTATTGACATCCTTGTTCATTCACTTGCCAATGGACCAGAG GTCAGTAAACCTCTGCTGGAGACATCAAGATATGGATACCTCACTGCAGTATCGGCATCAAGCTATTCTTTTGTCTCCTTACTCAAGCATTTCCTTCCAATAATGAATCCAG GTGGTGCTACAATCTCCCTAACATACATTGCTTCTGAGAGGACTATACCCGG TTATGGTGGAGGCATGAGTTCAGCAAAAGCAGCTCTAGAGAGTGATACAAGA GTGCTAGCTTATGAAGCAGGGAAGAAAGGGCAAATCAGAGTCAATACAATATCTGCCG GCCCATTAGGAAGCCGCGCAGCAAAAGCCATCggtttcattgaaaaaatgATTGACTACTCCTACGCCAATGCAGCATTGCAGAAAGAGTTGCGTGCAG ATGAAGTTGGTAACGCTGCGGCGTTCTTGGTATCTCCATTGGCTTCGGCGATTACCGGCTCTGTTGTGTATGTGGACAATGGACTGAATGTCATGGGACTTGCAGGTGATAGTCCAACACTTGCAGTATGA